The stretch of DNA ttctaaaatattcttCGTTCAACTCGACGATAATCGTTTGATGTCGATAATATTAGAAGACAAATGACGcatcttatttattattcttcattttatattaatctTATCGAAGATACTCGCTGATCACTAGTGATGCAGATTTTATGAAAGTTTGTGTCAATTGTTAACCGTTAATTGTTACGTCCAGAAACGACGTCACTTTTACCGTCGCGTGGCGAAGGAAGAAGCGCGATCGAACCGCGCGAGGAGATCGCCGGTTGGTGGCCGGAAAACTCGCGAACTGCTACTGGTGAATGGTATCGGCGAGCGACTGAGCTCCATCGGGGCACCCTTCCCCGTAGAAAGAGGAGCCGCCGCGAACGTGATGGATTCCACAGTTCAAAGGGGCCCTCGTTCCTTGCTCAAAGTGTTGCAGTCTGCAAGGCGCTTTTCGGAAAACGGTACAATCTTCTGGCGATAAGTTTTAAAATTAAAGAGACTTAAATTGTTATATAGTTTAGCTTAACAAATTCGTCTTTAGAAGTATCAAAAACCTTAGAAATTTAACTAATAAATATCTTTGACGTAAAATGTGattaataacataaatattaaatattttctatattgtCTATATGTAAACTTAGAAATATAAAACCTATAGGTCAACACAGTTGATGCGAAATAATTAGCGATGAATAGCAAATAAGTAATCTAATATCTGATACTATTTCCGAAAATCAAACTTATATGTGTTAGCACTTAAAATACCAAAACTGAAAATCGATACTATACTCttagaatttcataaatacaaacttattactaaataatatttcttttttacaattacattactacataataatacatatattattattactattatttaaataacattatacaCTAGGAGGGCTTAATCTTCTGGATGTTGGAGGTACGGGACGATTTACGGCCTTACGATTCTTCTcgtttatttgtatttacatTAGTATTAAATCATATGGATACAGTGTTTCGTaagataaatagaattttataaatgcaaaaaaGAATTGCACGCTTTACTCATACACCACCATTAAGTGTTTCAACTTCCCTCTTTTTGGGAGAAAGAAACGCACGATCGCAAGTATGCTCGGAGTTATCGTTCGCGGACTGCGCGTGCAGAATTTAATACCGTTAAGGTACTTACATGTACATCAGACTTGTTATTCGTTACACACAGAGCTGGAGATGACAGTGATTAGTCGATAAATGTATATTCATATTCAAATGAATTTGTTTTCGAGAACGGACGATAGTAGGGATTGGCGTGTCTGGATTAAGGAGCGTTTGGAGTCAATTTAAGATATTAATCCGTTAAAATATCCTCTGGCTATGTATTAACCAGATTGATTTATGGGCACTATTACTTTTAGTGACCTGGCGTTTGTGATTATTGCTATGTTGCTAACACGTCGTGTCCGTAAAATTAAAACTGAAATCAAAAGCAATATTTTGACAATTCTCATACATATCTTTCCACCTATTATATCCATAGATACTGACCctttttagaaattcttctGCACAAATGCGAGCTCTTGCATTCATTGACAATTTCATCTCACTGATCTCTCTGTCAATTTCTTCCATGAAATAAATCACAAAGTCTACGATCTTGTGTTTGTACATTTGCTCTACATGGAtgtttgtaattaaaaaactAATATCATAACCctatagaataataaatattacaaacatTGATTATTTGTTTCTTGTGTTATTAATGTttgacatatataataatatttacctCTATTGGCTTTCTCCTGAGGATAATAAAGTGTTCTGCCCTCATTGTCATAAATCTTGTGAAGTTATGACATAGTAGCTTTTCTAGATCATCAGCCTGTTTTACAGCAATGCTTATTCTCATACTGTTTATACTTGATTCGATCAATACTTTCTCCTTGTCATTTCTGCTTATTAATATAGGTGTCAGAAGAAGTTCTTTACTAGCTCGCACTTCAACTTCAGGTTTATTATGTTTCTCAACTATTTGAGAGGAGAAGTTCTCTAAACACATAGCAGCAGTAAGTGTTCTCCTCACTGCTGCCAGGTAAGGTTTTAGCGTTCCTGACTGTAACAAACGTATCAACGGTAAGTAATTTGtaaagttattaaaaaattcaaaagtcATAGCTAACATATACACGAAATTTAAGTTTATGTCGTTGctcaatataaaattatatttgttatttaagtTAGTAACGGTcgagaaaaaatatatcaaacaGTAAACAGAAATTAGATACGACGGCATCCGGCTTGACTGATAAAGAATTTTATCATTTCGATAGGCACAAGTtactatataacctatttCTCGGACATTAAGAAATAGCTCTTACCATTATCCGACTACGGCTATACCGCAGCTAATAACGACACCTCCAACGTAGACTTTAGAAAACAATAAATGCTATCACTTGtaaattacaaatacattCTTATAAAACTATGAAATTGTCTCATCACAGATACCGAAATCTAAAATCCGGACGTAACAATGGTGGCAGGCGGTGAGATACGCTGGGGGGGCCATCTCCTTAGGGAGGGGCATCCTCCTATCGCTAATAGTTTCATCTGCTGCCGCTAGATGTCTATGATTTCCTAGCAATTTTATTTAGTTCACATTTCTACAAATCCAAATTTCACAATTCTGTTTCTTTCAATTGGAGATGTGTTAATTCTCTTTCTAATGTACGCTCTAACGACAGAATGActgcatttttatattttcttatgtattttaaatttacgAATTCTTACTGAAACAAATGCAGATCGTATcaacaaatttaattaaatgtacGATGAATCATCGTGTTACTTTTGCACATACGTCTGCATTCCTATAATATGCGTAATTAGATGGGTTAACTGATGACTATTACCTGCTATTGCTAAATTCTATTCAATATGAAGAATCAAATGATATTCTTATCACTAATCAAGCAAAATTATCATTCGCTTAAATTGctctttcaaatatttctaacTTTTTATTACAGATGTAATGTATATTACTCTTCTGTTAGGATATCAATATCATAAAAGTTTAGGATATTGCAAAGCTCTAACTGATTGTAACCAGAACTAATTGTAACTGATCAACCACGTGGTCCACTATAAAAGTtactatatttaaaagataaatactttaaattataaaaaataaaccagaattatagaaattaacGTTTTACATTTGAATATTTGTCTCCGAAGATTGATAAACCTGTATCATGTAGAAAGCTAGGTTTTATAAAATCAGAATCTAAGTTCGCAGGTTGAATCGAAATAATCACGTCCTCTAGTGTAGATCACAGGACCTACATTAGATTTGTGTGCGTGCATAAGTGAATAGAATTATCGATATGACAAGGAATACACAATAAGATTAAATGGATTGAACTACATGCAAGATGGTTGTTTGTAAATACTATCGACAAGGAAATTGTCGATTTGGACAATATTGTCAATTCGAACATATAAATACTTTTGGTAAGATATAAAGTTTATATAgtacagaaaattatatttttctctctttgatgtttaaacattttaaacatCGTTCGTTCTATAGGAGGTAATAACAAAGTTGACTCTTACAATGAGGATGAATATATTGcgtaagtattataaaattattcaacaAAGAATGCCAACAAAGTAtggaattaatttaatttttattgtaaatcaAGGGTGTTGGTTGCAAAAGAAATGCTCAATGCAGAAAGAGGAAGACAATGGTTACTATCGTGTTTTGCACCATTTAAGGACAAACCGTGTATTCCTGGCATGGAAGATTTGTCTCCGGAAGAAGTTCGATGGGAGATGTACCAAGCTCAAAATAATGGGATGGTAGATCAGGCAGTTAGTATACATAATAATTTCTGTttgttataaagttatgaaTTCTTTCAATATATCtatgtttttatatttctttcagAAATTACATTTCCAACAACTGTGTACAGATATGAAGGCAAAAAGAGAAGCTTTCAAGAATCCTACCCGCGAAACACTAACTAAGCTTGTATGCATCATAAAAAGTTGATATTGGTCgttataaatgtaatttaaattatttttatcttctagAAAGAGATTCTAGGTACAGGACACAAGAATGCCAGGAATGATAATACATCTGGGAAATCCTCTAGTTTTGCTTTTGCAACTCCTCAACTTGGACTTCCAAGCAGTACTCCATCCTCCAATGTATTTGGAAACAAGACATTTGGAACTCAGAGCAATCCATTCAGCGGTGGTTTCCCGCCCACCAGCAATACATCAATCTTTGGGAGAACACCTACAACTTCAAATTCTGTATTTGGTAGTACACCAACTTTTGGCAGTAATTTAGGAGTGTTTGGTGGTGGTACCAGCACTAATACTGTATTTGGTGGGATTACAAACACTTCTACATTTAATGCAGGACAAAACACGCAGACTTTTGGATCGTCTGGCTCGATTTTTGGCGGTGGAGCTTCCCAACCCGTTTTCGGGCAGCCTAGCATATTTGGAACCAGCAATCCAGTGAACAATGTTTTCGCCAGGCATGAAACGTCCCAGGCGCCCATATCAGTATTCAATAGCGGAGCAACATCTTCTCCCTCTTTATTCAGTGGAACTTCTTCTCAATCTAACGCTTCTGTATTTGCCGGAGCTAAAACTTCTACTGCTAATCCGTTTGGCGGCTCTTCAAATTTACAGACAACTAACTCCATCTTCGGATCGACTCCGTCTACCGGAACCTTCAGTTCAGGCATATTCTCGCAGTCTGAAACACCTGCATTTGGGGGAGCACCAGTATTTGGTGCTTCAGCAACTTTTGGAAACAATCCCAGTTCGATATTTGGCGAGAAACCGGCATTTGGAAATTCTGGTAGTATTTTCGGCGGGTCCAGTACCACAACACCTGCCTTCAGTTCGGCACAGCCTACAACCGCTTTTGGCGTTACCACTTCTACATCTTCCGTAAATCTATTTGGAAATGCTCAGGGTACCACACCCTCTATGGCCACTTCCAGTGCTTCGCCATTTAGCGCAACACCTTCAACGACTACGAGTCCTTTCGCTACCGCAACCTCGCAATTTGAAACCACCAGTACGGCAGCCTTCTCGAAGCCTACGTTTGGGATGGCTACGGAAACTGCGGGTGAAACTTTTGCTACTACAGCTACTTCCTCTAGCACTCCGTTTGGTACTACAAATACCGGAGTTACTTTTGGTACACCTAGTACCACCACTTCTCCTTTCACATCGACGATATTTAGCGATATAACGAGCTCACCATTTAGTCCTACGAGCGTTACATCTACAGCTACAACCACAAATTCGTTTACACCCCAGCAACAACAAATTACTTCTCCATTTGGTACTTTTGCACGAAATCAAACTTCTAGTACTGCTACGTCTACGCACGAACCGTTTGGAAAATCGACATTCGGAGTAACGCTGACGGCAATCGTTATTGACGACAATATTTATTCGTTAGACAATCAACTAACAGACGACGAGAAGAACATGTACATGGcggagaaatttatttttggaaAGATTCCGCTGAAACCGCCTACCAAAGACATTAGATAATGCAGCGTGAAAGTGGTTTAGCTAGGAATATACGCTGTGATACTGGTTTCCTATATTATTCCTTTATAATTGAGATAAATCACAAGATtgtagtaataaataatatatatttaccaaCAGTGtgtcaatttttatataaaattcgatgaaatcCTCTTTTAACGAACTAATGTGAAATAAACTTGACAACGTTTTCAAAttgtaacaaaatatacaataagaTGCAAAATTTGCGTTGGTACAAGTTATTTGTAAActcatttttaatatcattcaTCACTAaccttataatgtaatacaaaatcaaacatatCGCAAATACATATCAACCtcttttaatttaatcaattacacgattatttacatatatacaataatagaATGATTAATGTGTAATTTCTCATACTTACATCATCATCCATACATTGTCGTAATGATAATGTAAGTATGATACACTACACTACATTCATACTTACATTATCATACATTCTTGTAATGAATCACTCCAGGAGGAggtggaggaggaggaggaggaacgCTATTACCAAATTGACTTTCTTCCGACACCTGAAGACAACGCTCCTGTTTAATTTTAGCTCACAGGGAATACTAAATTCTTTGGTTATTAAACAAACCTGTGGTAAATGGCAGAGAGGATTCGTTGTATAATTAGTCCTCTGTGCATAAGTTGCAGACTGATTTGGCGGCTGCGACAAGCCAGGTGGTATACCGTTTGGTGGTTTATATCCAGTGATCTAATAAATAAGCTAAACAGTTATCCAATGTGCCACTCTAAGCGGTAAAACATCAATTCTAATCCTTTGTACccatctttttatttctcacCTTCAATCATTTTAAAGGGTACCATCCCTTGATTGCGAGTTTAATATTATCGATAGGGCATTATTTTATGGACAATTTGAGAACAAAGGATTAGAGTGAACAAAAGGTCCACATACTTTGTCATTCATCTCTGGGAAAATGGTACTTAAATTGAAGTTGGTTAAACTCGTGCCAGAAGGATGATGGCTCATAGTCATATGATTGCCGGCAACGATGCCTCCTCTTGGCATGTTTGGATTCATTGGAAACCCAGCTGTTGCTACCGCAGGTACACCCTGAGGACCAGTCACAGGTGGTGGCGGTGGTAGACCATTTACCGCTTTGGTATATACATTTGTCTGTGTGTGATTCTGATAAAGAGGGCTAGCGtgtggcggcggtggcggcggtAAAAATGTAGTAGAGTGATGATAATCCTCTAGGGGTGAATTGATACCAGACAAAGGAAACTCTAAGTTCTGCATGGTTCCATCGAGAGCTTTTCTTTTTGCTTTCTTTGCGTTCGTAGGATATGGCCTTTTATCACAATTTTGCTGCTTTCCATAGTGTTGATGGTTCTTTACGTTCGTATTCACGTTTGAAGTCGAGGTTGTCACGGTAGACGAGGATGAAGAGGTGGTAGTTGAGGTAACAGTCACATTTGACAACAAGAAGGCATTCGTTTCCATATAGTCAGTGTTATCGTGCAATGGCATCATGTAACTGGTAGGTGTGTTTGATATACTGGTTATAAAATTCGAAGTGGGATAAATATTAGCGTTAGAAGAGTATGTATACGAATTAAAGTTCTGGTTCACCATTTGCCCATAACCACTTCCATCATCCGCATTTGAGAAATAATTAAGGGGCATGACTGCATCCGCAGTGGGCAGGCTTGTTTGAAACTTGTTCTGCGAATAATTTGTGGAGAACTTAATCGAAGCGTGTTTGTCTTGGTTTGTGTCATGTACGCTACTATTAGTCCCTATCAGTGCCTCGGCTGTGTAATTGCTCTTACAATTCCTGTTCCTCCAATGAACGTTATTCTGTTGATACTtttgctgttgttgctgctgttgctgttggTATCCTTGTTCAGGAAAGGTGTGCCCGGACGATTTTTGCTCCTCGTGTCTTTGATGTAGTTGATCATTACCTGATCCTTGTTTGCGGATATCCAACTGCCTTTTACTGTTTCCTCTAGGACTAGTATTGCTTTTCCTTTGATGCTTCCTCGcctgttgttgttgttgttgttgttgttgatGCTGATGAGcatgatgatgatggtggtGATGGTGGTGATGGTGCTGTTGATGGTGTTGCTGATGAGATTTTTCAGCTTTCTCGTGTTCCACCAATTGACTCACTGAAAGGAAAGAGGATCCAGCTGTTGGATGCTGGACTGTCTGATTATTCAACACAGTATGAAAATCACGTCCCACAACATTTCCTTCTTTATCCTTGATGGAATCTTTACTCTGATCAGAAGGTACTCTCGAAGGTACTTGCCCAAATAAGAAATTCTGCTTCTCGGGTATATTGGTACCTAAATCTAGATCACCGACCAACGTTGGAAGACTGGAGGGTACGATATGCTGATCTATACCCTTGACTGGTTGAGCTTGTTCAACATGAATGCTGGTTTTCGTGGGAGACCAGGGGAATGGTTGTTCCTCGGAATAGAACACTTCTGAGGTTCTTTTTGGTTCGCCCTGCAAGACCGGTAAATTAGAAAAACTATGAGCTGCGACATCgtaattgttataaaattgattCGCTGTTCCTTGATTGTAGGATGGTGTTTGAGCAAACAGATTGTTCTGACAAAATTCTAGCTCCTTTCCAATAGGTGGTAAAATAATATCGGCAATATTGGCATTATGTTTAATCTCTGGGGTCATCATCCAATTTACAGGCGCTCTAATTGCGTGTTGTTGCTGGTTTCCTTTCGACTTTGTTGTACTTTGTTGCTGTCCATGTTTCCCATCGTTATTGTAAGTACCGCTGTCATGTTGAAGAGATGAGACCTGTCCTTGGACCAAAGGTTGATATTTATTCTGACTTTGCTGCTGAGATTTGTCAGGATATTTGAAATTCGAACTTGTATAAGTCTCAACAGGGTACTTCATTTGCGCGCTAACTTCGGACAAATCAAAGTTTACTTGAGAGTCATAGTTAGACATTGGATAGATTGTCTTGTCCTGCTTCGCTGCCATAGATTGATGATTCTTTGGTCCATGTGGCTGTTGCTGTTGTGATTGTTGCTCCATACCGGAATATTCGTTTTGAATATACTCTGATTCCATTCCATACTTAGACTTGTTTTTGTTTTCCGTGCTAAATTTGTTGTAATCATTGTTGTTGGAAGAAGTTTGATTCTGCATACGATTTTGCTTACTAGATGGTGGAACATTGGTCTGAATATTCCTGGTTTTAGAAGGATCCACAAAGGACTGTTTTTGTGTTTCCATTCCCGATTTCATTCTTGATTTGTCCATATTAGCCATAGTAGAATTCACAGAAAAAACATCGTTCGTCAACACGTTGGAGAAATTTGGATTTTCTTTATGGAGGGGAACATAACTATAATTCTCACATATCGTTTTTGCCTCGGTATTATCAGTTTGACTTGGTCCCTGCTCAAATTGTAccagattattattattcccTCCGCCTACAGGAGAAAAAGTCGTCCAAGACAAAATGCTGAAATTGGAGGAATTATGAGCAACGGTGGTTGTTGACTTTGCATGATTTTCAGTAACCGTACTCTGCTCATAGTTGGACGTAGCCACGAACGACGTCGGTTGTTGCGAGTAACGTGTAACAGGAGTATTCTGAATGAGAGGTTTGTTGCTTATATTATTAGAAGAACTAGTGTTGATCTTCTTTGTATCTTTGTTAGAATAAGTAGAATAATTTTGAGTCTCGTCCCTTTTACTTTGATATATATTGTCGGTGTTCTGATTCAAAACACTCTGCTCGGCCTGGGTGCTCATAGATTCTTTCACTCCATAGGAAAATGTTTGAGCAAACGGATCGACATCCATCTTTTTTGCAGAATTGTAATTAGTATCACGTCTATGACCTTGTGGTTCCTGAGTTTTTGATCTCAAAACATCGTTCAATTTTTGATCCTGATTCACGACATTGGTGCCCGAAGAATCAGACTCCTTGTTTATCTTCGTATAACTGCGTTGGAAATGATCCTCGGATGAGTTTGATATCGAATCTTTCGAAGGGTAACTCGGATTCCTGTTCGACGTGGTTGCGTTACTACTCCCTGTCGAATACGAATCCTTTCGAGGCAGATTTTTATTCTGATCAATGGTGTAATCATTGTGAGAGTTCTGAATAATATGATCTTTCTCATGAACCGAAGTGTAATTCTGATGAACATTTTGTTGAGTAGTTAGAACGTGACTATCTTTAGGTTGTGATTCATAGACAGTCTGCATGGGTTGTGAAGGGAGAATTGGTAGAGTCGCTTCTTTAGATCGCATTGAATACTCTTGCTGGATATTCTGAGAAGGAGTGGGAAGGACTCTGTCTATATGGCCAGTATAGTTCAAACGATTATTGGTAACTATGTTAGAATCTACTAGAGGATCCTTGCCATGAACTCCGTAAGCAACACGGGAACTGTGAGATTCTTTATCCTTCATATGAGAAGTATATTCCATTTGCAATGTTTGTAAAGGCAGGGACGAAGTATTTGTTGTTGTGTTAGTATTAGTCAAATGTGAAACTAGAGGTGGTGCCTGCGACACATCTGGAACGACATTTTGAGTCAAACCAGATGCATTCGTTTCTTGAATCGCCGAACTGGTACAAGAATTTGCATTCTGTTGCAAAGTGGTCAAATTGTTCTCAACGATCGTCGAgtaactcgataaaaaatcCTGAGAAGTGCTATATCGAACATTAGTGTCACAGGTTGATGCCTGTACAGGACAATTAGTTGGATctgatttatttgaaatagaGACTGTATTAATCTGAGAAACAGCAACATTTTCATTAGTAGTATTTGTGATTGCATTTCTCAAATTTGTTGTGAGTTGGTTCTGACAATTTTCTCCCGTTTCTGAAGTATTGATAACTGAAGTAGTACCTGAAGCATTTGAAATAGAATACATAGTCGCATTGGAGAAAGAACTAGAAGTTGTAGACTTTTCTACAACAATTTTATAAGGTTCCCTGAGAGGTTCGTCGTTTATAACTTTGGGCAAGGCTTTCGCAGTTGTAGTACATTCCACCATCATGTTTGGTGACACTGTCTCGCTCACGGGAGGATTTATagtctttttttcttcgcaTGTTACTTTTAGACGTTTTTCTACGGTGGAATGAGGTGGTGATGCTGCCTTTAGCTTAAAACTATTAGGTTCCATTGCCCCGATCTGTAGAAGCATGGGTGGCGTTTGACTATGATATTTGAAATCCTCTTTCATTTCCTCTTCTAAGACTTCTGTTTTACCATTTAGCGAAGACACTAATGGGAAAGCCATTAAAAATGCTGCTGTAGGAGATATAGATTCTGGATTGTGAGAGCTAGAAGGAACTTGAAGAGATGCAAATATATCATTTGAAAGATCAGAATGAAGACCATCGGCTCTATTACCAATAGGTACAAAAGTATTCTCCGTGTTATATGATAGTGACGATTTTGATACTTCGTCCTTTGATGTTTTTGCTATCTTGGATTCATCCTCCACTATATTAACCGGAAGCAATGACGATGACGGCGTTGTGATATCTGGAGTTTGAACTGCAGTACTTGTTTCTGGTTTCAAAGTCGTTGTGGTATTTGTATCtagatttaaaataattttattactttctaaGTTAGTTGTCGTTCCCTCAACAACCTCTGGCTCTTTTGGTGCCACCTGTAAGAGGTTGTCAAATTCTGTATCAAGATTACAAACATCTTTCATCTTTTTAGCCACAGGATTTTCAACCGTTTTTGCTACTTCTGTCAAAGTTGATTTAGAATCAGAGCAACTGATATTGTTGCTTGACTTTTCCAATGTACTGTTTATGGTAATGTTAAAATCAGTTTCAGGTGAAACTGAAACATTTTCATTGGAAGATTTTAAGTGTTCATCCGAGAAAGTGACTGGGGATGTTGTATGCGAAACTGATGCATCTCGACATCCTTTTGTCTTACAATGGATGCTATCCGCTGTCAGAACCTCCGCTGATTTTGAAGAGTCAGAAATATCCACCTGGTTAGTACCACTGGTACTTAACAAAACGGAACATTCTACGTTCGTTTCTGTATTTTCTTCAGAATCATTCAGAGAATTACTTTTATCTTGTTCTTCATTCGTTTCTTCACCTATCTTTTCTATAACGTGTTTCAAACTTTCAATAGATTTACAAGTGACAGCAAAATCCGACTTCGGTATAGATACCGTACCCGCTGAGTTGTGTTCACGGTTTTCATCcgtttttcgttttttatcACTAGGTTCATCCACACATCCAGCTTCTGTGCTTGCAGAACGTTTAAGTACAGTTTTCTGCACAGAATTTGCGTCTTCAATATTTTTTGTgactttctctttttcattcttttcttcAACGGTTTCTGTAGGCTGTTGATTTTTAGAACTCTTACTGTGACTTTTGTTGGCCTTCAATCTAACTTCCATCTCCTTCTTAGATCCAtgttctttatatttttctgctTTTTCCTTATGAACCGCCGGAATAGGAACTTTATATGTCATCGTTGTTTCTGTAATCTCCTTACCCTTAGGCAAAATGCCTTTGTGGCCACCTATCTTTGTTGCATTGATTATGTTCTTCACATTGGATGTCCAATTTTGTGAATCCACTACCATTTTCGTGCGAATACTAGGGACCGTATTGAGCGTAACTTTCTGAACCGTATTAATCACAGCTTGATTGCAAATGGAAACAACCGGGTTTTGTACACGATTTGTCAAAG from Bombus huntii isolate Logan2020A chromosome 3, iyBomHunt1.1, whole genome shotgun sequence encodes:
- the LOC126864100 gene encoding nuclear pore complex protein DDB_G0274915-like isoform X2, with product MVVCKYYRQGNCRFGQYCQFEHINTFGGNNKVDSYNEDEYIAVLVAKEMLNAERGRQWLLSCFAPFKDKPCIPGMEDLSPEEVRWEMYQAQNNGMVDQAKLHFQQLCTDMKAKREAFKNPTRETLTKLKEILGTGHKNARNDNTSGKSSSFAFATPQLGLPSSTPSSNVFGNKTFGTQSNPFSGGFPPTSNTSIFGRTPTTSNSVFGQNTQTFGSSGSIFGGGASQPVFGQPSIFGTSNPVNNVFARHETSQAPISVFNSGATSSPSLFSGTSSQSNASVFAGAKTSTANPFGGSSNLQTTNSIFGSTPSTGTFSSGIFSQSETPAFGGAPVFGASATFGNNPSSIFGEKPAFGNSGSIFGGSSTTTPAFSSAQPTTAFGVTTSTSSVNLFGNAQGTTPSMATSSASPFSATPSTTTSPFATATSQFETTSTAAFSKPTFGMATETAGETFATTATSSSTPFGTTNTGVTFGTPSTTTSPFTSTIFSDITSSPFSPTSVTSTATTTNSFTPQQQQITSPFGTFARNQTSSTATSTHEPFGKSTFGVTLTAIVIDDNIYSLDNQLTDDEKNMYMAEKFIFGKIPLKPPTKDIR
- the LOC126864100 gene encoding nuclear pore complex protein DDB_G0274915-like isoform X1, coding for MVVCKYYRQGNCRFGQYCQFEHINTFGGNNKVDSYNEDEYIAVLVAKEMLNAERGRQWLLSCFAPFKDKPCIPGMEDLSPEEVRWEMYQAQNNGMVDQAKLHFQQLCTDMKAKREAFKNPTRETLTKLKEILGTGHKNARNDNTSGKSSSFAFATPQLGLPSSTPSSNVFGNKTFGTQSNPFSGGFPPTSNTSIFGRTPTTSNSVFGSTPTFGSNLGVFGGGTSTNTVFGGITNTSTFNAGQNTQTFGSSGSIFGGGASQPVFGQPSIFGTSNPVNNVFARHETSQAPISVFNSGATSSPSLFSGTSSQSNASVFAGAKTSTANPFGGSSNLQTTNSIFGSTPSTGTFSSGIFSQSETPAFGGAPVFGASATFGNNPSSIFGEKPAFGNSGSIFGGSSTTTPAFSSAQPTTAFGVTTSTSSVNLFGNAQGTTPSMATSSASPFSATPSTTTSPFATATSQFETTSTAAFSKPTFGMATETAGETFATTATSSSTPFGTTNTGVTFGTPSTTTSPFTSTIFSDITSSPFSPTSVTSTATTTNSFTPQQQQITSPFGTFARNQTSSTATSTHEPFGKSTFGVTLTAIVIDDNIYSLDNQLTDDEKNMYMAEKFIFGKIPLKPPTKDIR
- the LOC126864102 gene encoding actin-related protein 2/3 complex subunit 4 isoform X2, whose protein sequence is MSGTLKPYLAAVRRTLTAAMCLENFSSQIVEKHNKPEVEVRASKELLLTPILISRNDKEKVLIESSINSMRISIAVKQADDLEKLLCHNFTRFMTMRAEHFIILRRKPIEGYDISFLITNIHVEQMYKHKIVDFVIYFMEEIDREISEMKLSMNARARICAEEFLKRF
- the LOC126864102 gene encoding actin-related protein 2/3 complex subunit 4 isoform X1 — encoded protein: MYDNSGTLKPYLAAVRRTLTAAMCLENFSSQIVEKHNKPEVEVRASKELLLTPILISRNDKEKVLIESSINSMRISIAVKQADDLEKLLCHNFTRFMTMRAEHFIILRRKPIEGYDISFLITNIHVEQMYKHKIVDFVIYFMEEIDREISEMKLSMNARARICAEEFLKRF